The following are encoded together in the Nodosilinea sp. PGN35 genome:
- a CDS encoding HD domain-containing phosphohydrolase, with protein sequence MPYRNPLPPRVLVVDDHAPSRMTAVALLSVDGYQVEQAHCGQSALSRIFQHQPDLILLDVMMPGLDGFEVCRQLKDNDNTRLIPVVFITALGDREARLRGIEAGGDDFLTKPFDQLELSARVKSLIHQKRLNEDLDHAEKVLFSIARTIESRDPNTGDHCDRLVSLGRAFGEYLGLSPIHIRDLAWAGYLHDIGKVGIPDAVLLKTGPLTVAERAIMEQHVAIGESICRPLRTMQGVLPIIRHHHERWNGSGYPDGLAGPAIPRLAQIFQLIDIFDALTHDRPYKPAFSLAESLCIIRQEVAQGWRDPALVEQFEAFICTYRPDAAPSLEVATSPTERPQPLKQRYA encoded by the coding sequence GTGCCCTACCGAAACCCTTTGCCGCCCCGCGTGCTGGTAGTCGATGACCACGCCCCCAGCCGCATGACCGCCGTAGCGCTGCTGTCTGTGGACGGCTACCAGGTAGAGCAGGCCCACTGTGGGCAGAGCGCCCTGAGCCGGATTTTTCAGCACCAGCCCGACTTGATCCTGCTGGATGTGATGATGCCGGGTCTGGACGGCTTTGAGGTGTGCCGCCAGCTCAAGGACAACGACAACACCCGACTGATACCGGTGGTGTTTATCACGGCGCTGGGCGATCGCGAGGCCCGGCTGCGGGGCATCGAAGCCGGGGGCGACGATTTTTTGACCAAGCCCTTCGACCAGCTCGAACTCTCGGCCCGAGTCAAGTCGCTGATTCACCAAAAGCGGCTCAACGAAGATCTCGACCACGCCGAAAAGGTGTTGTTCTCCATCGCTCGCACCATCGAGAGCCGCGACCCCAATACGGGGGATCACTGCGATCGCCTGGTCAGCCTGGGGCGGGCCTTTGGCGAGTACCTGGGGCTGAGCCCTATCCATATCCGCGATCTCGCCTGGGCGGGCTACCTGCACGACATCGGCAAGGTGGGCATTCCCGACGCCGTACTGCTCAAAACTGGCCCCCTCACCGTAGCCGAGCGCGCCATCATGGAGCAGCATGTGGCCATCGGCGAGTCCATCTGCCGCCCGCTGCGCACCATGCAGGGCGTGCTGCCCATCATCCGCCACCACCACGAACGCTGGAACGGCAGTGGCTACCCCGACGGGTTAGCAGGCCCAGCCATTCCACGGCTGGCACAGATCTTTCAGCTGATCGATATTTTTGACGCGCTCACCCACGATCGCCCCTACAAGCCCGCCTTCTCCCTGGCGGAGTCGCTCTGCATCATCCGCCAGGAAGTGGCGCAGGGCTGGCGAGATCCAGCCCTAGTCGAGCAGTTCGAGGCCTTTATTTGCACCTACCGACCCGACGCGGCTCCCAGCCTGGAGGTAGCCACCAGCCCTACAGAGCGACCTCAGCCCCTCAAGCAGCGGTACGCCTGA
- a CDS encoding tRNA (5-methylaminomethyl-2-thiouridine)(34)-methyltransferase MnmD, giving the protein MLLPTGALVLEPTADGSMTLFSEDFGEWFHSRQGAYTEAKATYVETTDLPTLALAPTLRVLDVCYGLGYNTAAALTAVAQVNPTCQVRLIALELDPRVPRQAVEADLIGGWPAPVQDCLRELAATGQATRPGLNATLLWGDARQRIQQVEALGFQADVIFFDPFSPPHCPELWTVEFFQRVAACLHPQGRLATYSCAAAVRAALRLAGLAIGPMNAAGRRWPGTLAQVSPGGLAPLSLQEQEHLLTRAAIPYRDPTLKDTAAAIRQRRQREQAGSDLVPTSRWRKRWLPPHEKNPAAR; this is encoded by the coding sequence ATGCTACTTCCCACTGGAGCTCTGGTTTTAGAACCCACCGCCGACGGATCAATGACCCTATTTTCAGAGGATTTTGGCGAGTGGTTCCACAGCCGCCAGGGAGCCTACACCGAGGCCAAAGCCACCTACGTCGAGACCACCGATCTGCCGACCTTGGCCCTGGCACCAACCCTGAGGGTGCTAGATGTGTGCTACGGGCTGGGCTACAACACCGCTGCCGCCCTGACTGCCGTAGCGCAGGTCAACCCGACCTGCCAAGTGCGACTAATTGCCCTGGAGCTCGACCCCCGCGTGCCGCGCCAGGCGGTAGAGGCCGACTTAATTGGCGGGTGGCCCGCCCCAGTGCAAGACTGCCTGCGAGAGCTGGCCGCCACCGGCCAGGCCACCCGCCCAGGGCTCAACGCCACCCTGCTGTGGGGCGATGCCCGCCAGCGCATTCAGCAGGTTGAAGCGCTGGGGTTTCAGGCCGACGTCATTTTCTTTGACCCCTTTTCGCCGCCCCACTGCCCCGAGCTGTGGACGGTGGAATTTTTTCAGCGGGTGGCGGCCTGTCTGCATCCCCAGGGCAGGCTTGCCACCTATTCCTGCGCCGCAGCGGTGCGGGCGGCCCTGCGGCTAGCGGGGCTCGCCATTGGGCCTATGAATGCTGCTGGCCGACGCTGGCCGGGTACCCTGGCTCAGGTGAGCCCTGGGGGCCTCGCACCGCTATCGCTGCAAGAGCAGGAACATCTGCTGACTCGAGCGGCCATTCCCTACCGCGATCCCACCCTGAAGGACACTGCCGCTGCCATTCGCCAGCGCCGCCAGCGAGAGCAGGCTGGGTCAGATCTAGTACCAACGTCGCGCTGGCGCAAGCGGTGGCTGCCCCCGCATGAAAAAAATCCTGCGGCTCGATAG
- a CDS encoding diflavin flavoprotein yields the protein MVVAAPAQKRLTIQVEGIADNTTTIRSLDWDRDRFDIEFGLQNGTTYNSFIIRGEKVALVDTSHAKFRELYLKTLTGEIDPKTIDYLVISHTEPDHSGLVRDVLELAPQAVVVGAKVAIAFLEDLVHRPFERQIVKNGDTLDLGNGHTLEFVSAPNLHWPDTIFTYDHKTGVLFTCDAFGLHFCSDAPYDENLELISPDFRFYYECLMAPNARSVLGAMKRMDALPPVQLVATGHGPLLRYNVGELTGRYQRWSQEKAKAEDLVAVFYVSDYGYSDRLSQSLARGITKTGVAVEMMDMRSADPQEVTELVGRAKGLVVGMPPASGAGASETQATLGTILAAAHGKQTIGLYESYGGDDEPVDPLANKFQDLDLIQAFAPIRIKDTPGESLYQSCEEAGTDLGQGLAQAGKLKKLKSLDVDLEKALGRISSGLYIITAQKGELSSAMLASWVAQASFQPLGFTVAVAKDRAIESLMQVGDTFVLNILEEGKHLGLMKHFLKRFAPGADRFAGIRTRPATNGSPLLADALAYLECEVTSRMEVSDHWIVYCTVQDGKVSDPEGQTAIHHRKVGNYY from the coding sequence ATGGTTGTAGCGGCACCGGCACAAAAGCGCCTGACCATCCAGGTGGAGGGGATAGCTGACAATACCACTACTATTCGCTCCCTCGACTGGGATCGCGATCGCTTCGACATCGAGTTTGGTCTGCAAAACGGCACTACCTACAACTCGTTCATCATTCGCGGCGAAAAGGTGGCCCTGGTCGATACCTCCCACGCCAAGTTTCGCGAGCTATACCTCAAGACGCTGACCGGTGAGATCGACCCCAAAACCATCGACTACCTGGTGATTAGCCACACCGAGCCCGACCACAGCGGCCTGGTGCGCGACGTGCTGGAGCTGGCCCCCCAGGCGGTGGTGGTGGGGGCCAAGGTGGCGATCGCCTTCCTCGAAGACCTGGTGCACCGCCCCTTTGAGCGCCAGATTGTCAAAAACGGCGACACCCTGGATCTGGGCAACGGCCACACCCTGGAGTTTGTCAGTGCTCCCAACCTGCACTGGCCCGACACCATCTTTACCTACGACCACAAAACCGGCGTGCTGTTCACCTGCGACGCCTTTGGCCTGCACTTTTGCAGCGATGCGCCCTACGACGAAAATCTAGAGCTGATCTCCCCCGACTTTCGCTTTTACTACGAGTGCCTGATGGCCCCCAACGCCCGGTCGGTGCTGGGCGCGATGAAGCGCATGGACGCTCTGCCCCCGGTGCAGCTGGTGGCCACCGGCCACGGGCCCCTGCTGCGCTACAACGTGGGAGAGCTAACCGGGCGCTACCAGCGCTGGAGCCAAGAGAAGGCCAAGGCCGAAGACCTGGTGGCGGTGTTCTACGTGTCGGACTACGGCTACAGCGATCGCCTCTCCCAGTCCCTGGCTCGCGGCATCACCAAAACCGGCGTCGCCGTCGAAATGATGGACATGCGCTCCGCCGATCCCCAGGAGGTCACCGAATTGGTGGGCCGAGCCAAGGGGTTGGTCGTCGGCATGCCCCCCGCCTCTGGGGCCGGGGCCAGCGAAACCCAGGCTACCCTGGGTACTATCCTGGCGGCGGCCCACGGCAAGCAAACCATTGGTCTGTACGAGTCCTACGGCGGCGACGATGAGCCGGTGGATCCCCTCGCCAATAAATTTCAGGATTTGGATTTGATCCAGGCCTTTGCTCCCATTCGCATCAAAGACACCCCCGGTGAGAGTCTCTACCAATCCTGCGAAGAGGCCGGTACTGACCTGGGTCAGGGCCTGGCCCAGGCGGGCAAGCTGAAAAAGCTCAAATCCCTCGATGTCGATCTGGAGAAAGCCCTGGGCCGCATCAGCAGCGGTCTCTACATCATCACGGCTCAAAAGGGCGAACTCTCCAGCGCCATGCTGGCCTCCTGGGTAGCCCAGGCCAGCTTCCAGCCCCTGGGTTTTACGGTGGCGGTGGCCAAAGACCGCGCCATTGAGTCGCTGATGCAGGTGGGCGACACCTTTGTGCTCAATATTCTCGAAGAGGGCAAGCACCTGGGCCTGATGAAGCACTTCCTCAAGCGGTTTGCCCCTGGGGCCGATCGCTTTGCTGGCATCCGCACCCGCCCTGCCACCAACGGCTCGCCCCTGCTGGCCGACGCCCTGGCCTACCTGGAGTGCGAAGTCACCAGCCGCATGGAGGTCAGCGACCACTGGATTGTCTACTGCACGGTGCAGGACGGCAAGGTATCTGACCCCGAGGGTCAAACCGCTATCCACCACCGCAAGGTGGGCAATTACTACTAA
- a CDS encoding NAD-dependent epimerase/dehydratase family protein encodes MKILAVGATGFVGSRVTRQLLAQGHQVALFHRGSTPADDLASALHFYGTRHQLPTFKAEFERFAPDVVLDIIPYTEAQAQDVVQVFSGCTRRIVAISSGDVYRNYEGLQGQGSHRPDPVPLAEDAPLRETRYPYREVEGLDAEFKQTYDKILVELVLTSQPNLPATVLRLPAVYGPGDRQHRFRAYLERMFDQQPIFLGESQARWRFSHGYVDNIAAAIALAVTDDRAAGRVYNLGEPETPTLVERIQRLGNLVNWTGEAVIFPQDQLPSPLQTNLQWQYHLAIDTTRFRAELGYSEAIAEADALEQTIAWERESLSAANTDPGQG; translated from the coding sequence GTGAAAATTCTTGCCGTTGGAGCAACTGGTTTTGTGGGTTCACGGGTTACGCGCCAACTCCTGGCCCAGGGGCATCAAGTGGCCCTGTTTCACCGGGGCAGCACCCCGGCTGACGACTTAGCCTCAGCCCTGCATTTCTACGGCACGCGCCATCAACTCCCCACCTTTAAAGCTGAGTTTGAACGCTTTGCTCCCGATGTCGTCCTCGACATCATCCCCTATACCGAGGCCCAGGCTCAGGATGTGGTGCAGGTGTTCAGCGGTTGCACCCGGCGCATCGTTGCCATCAGCAGTGGAGATGTCTACCGCAACTATGAAGGGTTGCAGGGGCAGGGCAGCCATCGCCCAGACCCTGTGCCCCTAGCGGAAGACGCGCCGCTGCGGGAAACGCGGTATCCCTACCGCGAGGTGGAGGGCTTAGATGCCGAGTTTAAGCAAACCTACGACAAAATTTTGGTGGAACTGGTGCTGACAAGCCAGCCCAACCTTCCGGCCACAGTTCTCCGGCTGCCAGCGGTGTATGGCCCTGGCGATCGCCAGCATCGATTCCGCGCCTACCTGGAGCGAATGTTTGACCAGCAGCCCATCTTCCTGGGGGAGAGCCAGGCCCGCTGGCGGTTTTCCCATGGCTATGTGGACAACATTGCAGCGGCAATCGCCCTGGCCGTCACGGACGATCGCGCTGCCGGACGGGTTTACAACCTGGGCGAGCCAGAAACGCCAACCCTGGTGGAGCGAATTCAACGGTTGGGCAATCTGGTGAACTGGACTGGTGAGGCAGTCATTTTTCCCCAAGACCAGCTCCCCTCCCCTTTGCAGACGAATTTACAGTGGCAGTACCATCTGGCGATCGATACCACTCGGTTTCGAGCAGAGTTGGGCTACAGCGAAGCGATCGCCGAGGCGGATGCACTAGAGCAGACGATCGCCTGGGAACGAGAAAGCCTGAGCGCGGCCAACACGGATCCTGGCCAGGGTTGA
- the cobJ gene encoding precorrin-3B C(17)-methyltransferase, giving the protein MSSFAAIAVTPAGLKALLPLSTGLPAALWVPPTLVAHAEAWPGEVQVYDRSLKDTLADLWTTHDGLILALATGAVVRLIAPLLADKASDPAVVVVSESGEQVISLCGGHQGGGDHLTRQVAHLLNADPVITGSAQSQGLPGVDVLGRPFGWSKGEGDWTGVSAALAHGKPVEVLQDCGTTLWQDHLPSTHPFVFEAACTPAARLWISPIQRQFAPTSDVPKAQWHPRVLWVGIGCERGTPRLVIEAAIARVCRAGHFAAGAIAGIASLDLKADEVGLVDLCNERHWPLRCFSAEELKAIPVPNPSTVVEAAVQTPSVAEAAAILAATEAAGGKLRVAKQVVRVEGQPGAVTVAIAQAEREYIPRSGHLALVGTGPGDLNQITPAAKGAIARADAVIGYGLYIEQIRPLCRPGQIVEPWPITQERQRADRAIDLARWGLSVAVVSSGDCGIYGMAGLVLEQLQGSGWDGETPSVEVFPGISALQAAAARVGAPLMHDFCAISLSDLLTPWPVIVKRLEAAAQADFVVALYNPKSKTRTEQIAAAHQIFMAHRLPDTPVAVVKSVYRPDELIHRTTLARLLEAPIDMLTVVLIGNASTQRHGPWLITPRGYNGGL; this is encoded by the coding sequence TTGTCGTCTTTTGCTGCGATCGCCGTTACCCCCGCCGGGCTCAAAGCTCTGCTGCCCCTGTCCACCGGTCTACCCGCTGCTCTATGGGTGCCCCCTACCCTGGTCGCCCATGCAGAAGCCTGGCCTGGCGAGGTTCAGGTTTACGACCGCTCCCTCAAAGACACCCTCGCCGACCTGTGGACGACCCACGACGGCCTGATCCTTGCCCTGGCCACCGGAGCGGTGGTGCGACTGATCGCGCCGTTGTTAGCGGATAAGGCCAGCGATCCTGCCGTGGTTGTGGTGAGCGAATCGGGGGAACAGGTGATTAGCCTTTGCGGCGGGCACCAGGGCGGCGGCGACCATCTGACCCGCCAGGTGGCCCATCTGCTCAACGCCGATCCAGTCATTACTGGATCCGCTCAGTCCCAGGGGCTGCCGGGGGTGGATGTGCTGGGGCGACCCTTTGGCTGGAGCAAGGGCGAGGGCGACTGGACGGGGGTGAGTGCCGCCCTGGCCCACGGCAAACCCGTCGAGGTGCTGCAAGACTGCGGCACCACCCTCTGGCAAGACCACCTGCCTTCGACCCACCCCTTTGTCTTTGAGGCGGCTTGCACCCCCGCCGCTCGGCTGTGGATCAGCCCAATTCAGCGGCAGTTTGCCCCGACCAGCGACGTTCCCAAGGCCCAGTGGCACCCGCGGGTGCTGTGGGTGGGCATTGGCTGCGAACGGGGCACCCCCCGGTTGGTGATCGAGGCGGCGATCGCGCGGGTTTGCCGGGCTGGGCACTTTGCGGCAGGGGCGATCGCCGGGATCGCCAGCCTCGATCTCAAGGCCGACGAGGTGGGTCTGGTGGATCTCTGCAACGAGCGCCACTGGCCCCTGCGCTGCTTTAGCGCCGAGGAGCTAAAAGCGATTCCGGTACCCAATCCCTCCACAGTTGTGGAAGCGGCGGTGCAGACCCCCAGCGTGGCCGAGGCGGCAGCTATTCTCGCCGCAACAGAGGCCGCCGGGGGCAAGCTGCGGGTGGCCAAGCAGGTGGTGCGGGTGGAGGGCCAGCCGGGGGCGGTGACGGTGGCGATCGCCCAGGCCGAGCGCGAGTACATTCCCCGTTCTGGACACCTGGCCCTGGTGGGCACCGGCCCCGGCGACCTGAACCAGATCACGCCAGCGGCTAAGGGGGCGATCGCCCGCGCCGATGCAGTGATCGGCTACGGCCTCTACATCGAGCAAATTCGCCCCCTCTGCCGCCCCGGTCAAATTGTGGAACCCTGGCCCATCACCCAGGAGCGCCAGCGGGCCGATCGCGCCATCGACCTGGCCCGCTGGGGCCTGAGCGTGGCGGTGGTCTCCTCCGGTGACTGCGGCATCTACGGCATGGCCGGGCTGGTGCTAGAGCAGCTCCAGGGCAGCGGCTGGGACGGCGAAACGCCTTCTGTAGAGGTGTTTCCTGGCATCTCAGCGCTCCAGGCGGCGGCGGCGCGGGTAGGGGCACCGCTGATGCACGACTTCTGCGCCATCAGCCTCAGCGACCTGCTTACCCCCTGGCCGGTGATCGTCAAGCGGCTGGAAGCTGCCGCCCAGGCCGACTTTGTGGTGGCGCTCTACAACCCCAAATCTAAAACCCGCACCGAGCAGATCGCGGCGGCCCACCAGATCTTTATGGCCCACCGCTTGCCCGATACGCCGGTAGCCGTGGTGAAATCGGTCTATCGCCCCGACGAGCTAATTCACCGCACGACGCTGGCCCGCCTGCTAGAGGCCCCCATCGACATGCTGACGGTGGTGCTGATCGGCAATGCCAGTACCCAGCGCCACGGCCCCTGGCTGATTACCCCGCGAGGCTACAACGGCGGTTTATAG